TGCTGCAGCTGGTCCTGCGCCTCTGGCTTGGGCACAAACTCCCGCTGCAGCCGCTGGTTCAGGGACTGCAGCtccctctgcagcctctgccgcTCCCGCTCCAACTCCCCTAACTCCTCCAGTAAGTTACTGTTGCTCAGTCTCAGTGCCGACACCTCCTTCTCCAGCTGTCCCTTTGCCAGGCCTCCTAGGGCCTGTTCCCTTCCAGGGGCCCCTAGAGgctctcccccagccccaggaacGCTTTTCTCCTCTTCACCCTTTTTGGTGCTCCCTGCAGCTGCCTTTGGTGCTCCCTCTCTGGACTCCTGAGCAGGAATCTCAGGCTTCACCTGCAGTCCTGCCTTTGCCCGGTCCAGCCTCGCCAGCACTTGCTCTAGTCGGGCCTCCATCTTCTCCCAGGCAGCTGCTGCGGCCTCAGCACGGGAAGTCCCCAGGGCTCCCTCCATGACTGGTCTCGATAAAGCTGCCCGGGCAGCATCCTTTTCTCGCCACACCGCAGCAAGCTCCTCCCTTAGCTGTAGCACAAGCTGGTTCATGGCTGCTGGGCCCGCTGGTTCAGCCACTGTGTCTCCTGGTTCAACTCCTAGCACCTGGGGCCTCTCCTGGCCAGCAGGCATCTGGTCGGCATGATCAGGGCCAAGGGTCTGTCCCACACCTGTAGTCAATTGCTGTCCTGTGGCCTTCCTGATGGTCTCAGACCCTGAGCTCTGGGGTAGCTCCTGTTCTGGTTGGGACCTTCCATGGACTTCGTATTGGATCTCTCCTGGGGCTGAGTCCTCAGCCTTCTTGGGAGCTAATACTGAATTTACTGTGGCTGCTGCCTGCTGTTGCTTCTTTAGCTCTTGTATACGCTCAGCCAGCAGGTCCAGAGGATGACCCTGCTCCATGCCATCACCTCCAGGCCGGAGACTAGAGCCTTGCCCTCCTGAAGCTCTGGGCTCCCGGGACAGGAGGAGCCCTAGCTCCTGCGCCTGCTCTTGAATCTGGTTCTCAAGGCCCAGATAGGCTGCAGCTTGAGTCTTGCACTCTTCTATCTTTTGCACCAGCTCCTGCTCCAACTGAGAAactttcctcttctcctcttcaAACTTCCACCTCCACTCCTCTGAGCACGGGtcttcatcctcctcttcctcttgctcctccTCAGGCTCTGCTCTCCATGGGGTCTTACAGGAAGAACCTGCCTGGGGCTTCAGTGGAGAGGCCTATGTTGAAAACAGAGTAGTAAGGCCGGGGTCgggggcttacacctgtaatcccagcactttgggaggccgaggtgggtggatcacgaggtcaagagatcgagaccaacctggccaacatggtaatacccggtctctactaaaaatacaaaaaattagttgagtgtgggggtgtgcacctgtagtcccagctactgatgaggctgaggcaggagaatcacttgaacccctgaagtggaggttgcagtgagctgagatcgcatcactgcactccagcctggcaacggagctcgctccatctcaaaaaaaaaaaaataaagaaaaaagaaaacagaatagtaAATAAAAAGTGTGGCCACTAGGCAGCCCCAGGAGTGCCTTTCTTCTCTTAAATGTCTTGCCACCTGGAGGTGGGAATAGTCACAGTGGGATAGCCTGGGGTGTGTCAAAAGCAAAAGTGAGAGGCACTTAGGGTCTTACCTGGGATGCAAGATGTGGGTGCTGGACTAGCCCCTGACCTATaagaaaagatatgaggaaaatgagagagaagacaGGTTCCACGTGCTTCTAGCCCACATTCTTATCTTCAGACTTTTTCTGAGAGGGGTGGCCTTTCTGTGACCAATCGCATGACATATCTTCCTGGTGCCACAAGCCAATCTTGTTTAGTGGATCCCTAACTATCCAGTAACTTTGCTTTCCTGTCCCAGAAATGGGCCACCTCGTTCATTttgttcactcatttatttattatttatttacttttgagatggagtctcactctgtcacccaggatggagtgcaatggcacgatctcagctcactgcaacctccgtctcccaggttcaagcaattctcttgcctcagcctcctgagtagctgggattacaggtgcgtgccaccatgcccagcttatttttatgttttaaagatggggtttcaccatgttggtcaggctggacttgaactcccgatctcaggtgatctgcccaccttggcctccaaagtgcttggattacaggcatgagtcaccacgcccagcctcatttaTTTATTGGTCACTGTGTCTGGCACGTTAATAAGCACTGGTACTTCAGTGGTGAGCAAAACGGAAATGGCCTGTCACCTAAATCACACAAGTAGATGTACAATGATAACTCGTAAATGCTAGAAACAACACTAGCCAGAGCTGTCCTCAGTGAGAGATCAGGCCGCATTAAAGAATTTTGCGATCATACTTTCGGGATGGGGATTTGAGGCCCTCTCACAGGAGCAGCAATAAATATGTAAACTCTTGATGCAGGTGACAATTAGATAGATAACTTCCATGGAAACAAATGGGACTCTAAGAAATCTCTCGGATTCCACGGCTATCAAGGAGAATCTGGAGGTTACAAAGGGGCCCTTACCGCCCCGCCGCCGGTTCAGGGCCTGCTGCAGCAGCCTCCACAGTGACTTGTCTTGTGTGTGCAGAGCATAGTGCAAAGCGTCATGCCCCATGCTGTCCACGGCCCCCGCGTCTGCCCCGTGGCTCAGGAGCAGTTCAGCCACCTCGGCACTGCCTTTCTCACAGGCCAGGATCAAAGCCGATCTGTGGGTTGAGACAAATCTGAGCACAGACTTTCCCCATGGAATCTGGAAGTCCTGGTTCCCCACACTCCACTCACACGGTGAGCTCTCACTCAGTGGGGGCAGGAGAACCACAGACCAACACTAGACCAGACTAGACTTTTCTAGTGCCGTTCCTTAGAAGTGCAGCAACAGAAATCAGGGGGCAACTGAACGAgctccatttttctttattttttatttattaattttttttagttggagtttcgctgttgttacccagactggagtgaaatggcatgatctcagctcaccgcaacctccgcctccggggttcaggcaattctcctgcctcagcctcctgagtagctgggattacaggcacgcaccaccacgcccagctaatgttttatatttttagtagagacgggctttcaccttgttgaccaggatggtcctgatctcttgacctcatgatccacccgcctcagcctcccaaagattataggcatgagcctccattcTTTGGAGAgagcctccattttttttttaagactcagcCATGCTCTtgtccgccaggctggagtacaatggttcgatctctgctcactgcaacctccacctcccgagttcaagtgattctcctgcctcagcctcccaagtagctgggattacaagcgcctgccatcatgcccagctaatttttgtatttttagtagagatgaggtttcaccgtgttggccaggctggtcttaaactcctgacctcagtgatcctcccgcctaggcttcccaaagtgctgggattataggcgtgagccacaatgcctggccgagattcatttttatcttctttatataTCAATAttctacatacatttttaattagaaaaaaggatcctctttctttttattttttgtttgtttcttttatttatttatttatttttctttttagaatccTCTTGCTTAAAAGATAATTTGAAAACCAGTAAATTCAGCCAATGGGTCCAGAAGTATCGATTCTACTTCTGGGGTCATCTATGCTAGGAAGGCGGTGATGGTAGCAGGCTGAGCTTCTCAGAACCTCTGCTGGGAAGGAACGGCATTCCCAAGAACATAGAGCCCAACCTTTTCCCcagcacacacgcacgcacacacactcacactcctgcacgcacacatacacatatacacacatgcacgcacactcACACTCCTGCACgcacaatacacatatacacacatgcacgcacacacacgcacgcacactcacactccggcacgcacacatacacatacacacacgcactcgcacacacacgcacacacacatacacatatatacacacgcacatgcacacacatatgcatgcacacatgcacacacaagcgcgtgcacacatgcacatatacacgcACACGCCCGCACACTCACACTCctgcacgcacacatacacatacatacacgcactcgcacacacgcacgcacacattcacatgcacgcacacatacacatatagacacacgcacatgcacacacacgcgcacgcacacatacacatatacacacgcacacgcacgcacactcacacgtgcatatacatatatacacacgtgcgcacacacgcatgtgcacgcacacacatacacatacgcacatgtgcacgcgcacacacgcacacacatacacgtgcacacacatgttgCACATTTGCACATTGGCTTCTTTCTAAATTGGTCAGGCCTGGAATCGGGTGGGTAGATGAGGAGGGCTCACTTGTCATCCTTGTCTGTAACGTTAACTCGGGCTCCTCTGTGCAGCAGCTGTGAGCAGATAGCGGCGTGGCCACCCAGCGATGCGATCATCAGGGGTGTACGTCCACCCTGCACAGGTTGTAGGAAGGGTTCATGAGGACCCGGGGAGAGCCAGAGGCTTGACACGATCCTAACAGCTCCCCCACCTCACACCTCTTCAGAAAAATAAAGGCCAGATCTTGGGTCTAAACACTCCCTTTCGGAGGGTTGGAAGCTTTCCAGAAGCTAAGGCTTAACTTCTCtgtgagaaagaggaggagaagcaggagatGGGTGGTGCTAACACAGCCCTAGGTCCTGGAATCCGCCAAGCCAGCTCAGAGAGAGCAGCAGCCTGCCTGTGTAGGACACTGCGCAGCTGCCCATCTCACACTCACATTATCCAACACGTCCAGGAAGGCTTCGTGGTCACACAGCAGGAGCACACTTGAGGCACAGCccgaggaggctggggaggggaagaTCGGGTTGGGGGGAAGCAGGAAGAAAGCCTCTTCAGCCTATGACCCGGCAACCCCTCCGACCATTTCAGCGGCTGGCCCTTGCTGCCCCTCCCCCCTCGCACCTCCCGTTTCCCACCCTGTAGGCCCTGCATCCCTGTCCCCACGAGTCCCCTGCACACACCTGCCCAGTGCAATGGACTACGGTTTTCTGCATCCACAGCATCTTCATTAGCACCATGCTGCAAATGACCACAAAGGGAAGCAGCATGGAGCTTGGTGTTAACATCCTCATCCCATACCCACATTGGGTCACCAATTATCATGGTAATATGAGGAGGGGGCAGGAGGACCACTTTAGAGAAGGCTGTCTACTAGGCAAGCCCAGTTCATTCATTGCTGATGATAGGCAGCCTTGAATATCAGCCCTGGTTTCTAAACCAAGGGCCTAGGAAAAATCAGATGGTAGATAAATAAACATGTTAGGGAAAATGACACCTGACTACATGGCTGGTACTTTAGAAAAACcactgtgggccgggcgcggtggctcacgcctataatcccagcactttgggaggccaaagcgggcggatcacgaggtcaagagattgagaccattttggccaacatggtgaaacccccgtctctactaaaagtacaaaatattagccaggcgtggtggtgcgtgcctgtagtcccagctactcaggaggctgaggcaggagaatggcttgaaactggaaaacgccCCATATAGAGCTCCAGGGCTGCAATAAGAAAGCCTGAGGGCAGGGCCCCAGAAGTTAAGCAAGGTCAGGCTTGGCAGAGTCTTGGCccggctcggtggctcacgcctgtaatcctagcactctgggaggccgaggtgggtggatcacctgaggtcaggagttcaagaccagcctggccatcatggtgaaaccccatcttaaaataaaataaaaaaagaaaccagaaaacagaagtttcagtgagccgggatcgcgccactgcactccagcctggtgatagagtgagactctgtctcaaaaaaaaaaaaaaaaagaaaaatcactgtgAAAAGTGGAAAGGATTAGGAAGAACAAAAGCAGAGCATTCATTTGCCTGGTGGCCGGTTAAGGTAACAGCCTTTTGTACTTTTGGGGCCTCGCTGATAAGTTGTCTACATGTCATTTCACACGTACATTTCTCTTTATACTACTAGACTATAAACTCCTTAAAAACACACAGCAGGGCTTTGGTTTAATTTCATATCTGTGTCCTTCGTCTTGCCCCATCCTAGCAGGAAGTGTCTGCAGTGGCTCTCCTAATGGCCAAATTGATAGTTCCTGGCAACGCTGCTTTCTAAGGTGCCCTCAAAGGCAGTATCGAGCATGGTGACTACACATAGTAggtgttaaataaatgttttcttatgaACCCTCCTACTGGGGATGAGGCCAGTCCGTTTGGCCAACTATTCCTTGTGACTATGAGACGAAGTTAGAAAACTCTGGGTCCACTTCTTCCCTTCACAAGAGTAGTCAAGGGGTTGCTGTTACCTGAAGCAGCACCTTGACACACTGTGGCTGGCAGGAGATGGTGGCCAAGTGCAGGGCAGTGCTTCCTGGAAACAGACAGACGGGGAGAAGGAGGGTAGGTGGCCCCATGCATGCTGATGACTCACAGGGAGGGAAGGCAAGAGACGCACAGATAATCAGGAGATTAGGGAGAGAAGCTTTCAGCCACAAGGGGCCAGAAATTCCTGTTCCCCAACTGCCTGGTACCCGTGatggaggtgggagtgggggtgaggtgTGCCCAGCTTACAGGGAGGGGAACTCCTGGAGGGATGCTGGCCAGACCTTACTGAGGAGAGGAGCAAGGGGCCACAGTAGGGACCTCCAGCAGGGCCCAGCACCACCCCCCACCTGCTGTACAGGTGCAAGCGAACAGCGTGGCCCAGTTCTCCGTCTCACTCACCATCCTCGTTCTTGCTGTTGACGTCAGCCCCGTTTGCAAGCAGTATAGTCAGACACTCTGTCAGGCCTTTGGAGGCTGCCAGATGAAACCTGCTAGAATCAAGGCCGAGAGGGGACCAGGCATGAGGAATGGGAGACTCTTGGTAAGCCCTTCTTCCTATGCTCCCTACCCCCAAACTCCTAAAAGCAGGAAGAGAAGCTCTCCTAGCTTGAATTTCTGAGAAAGAGAAGTCTATATGGCCTCCAATCATAACGGAAGTTAAAAGCCAGGAAGAAATCAGAGCTACAGGTCTCAAGGAATCTCAGGTTTTTGCAGGCGTGTCTAGGGGAATACATAATTGAACCCTTAGCGGAAGTGGCAGTGTCGCTGAAAGAGTCAGAGCAGAGCAAAAGGCTGCCCATTCGAAGGCTTTGGGTAGAGACAAAAGATAACATTCCTTGACTTAATCAGCGCTCCCTCCAGCCATGTGAGTCCCATAGCCACCACTTCATTTCCAGTTTCCCAAGCATACACACCTTCCTGCTTGTGCAATGGAGAAACGCTCTAgtgtatatattcattttctgtttgtttaatgGGCTTTGCGTACTTCCCAAGTCTGTGGTGTCAATCTGGGTTGTGAGGAGGATGGAACTCAGGGACAATATAGTCTTCCCTCACTTGGTGTAGCATTTCCATGTAGCGAAAACtatggatatccttgctaattaaGACAATGAAAAGAGCTCTGAAGTTGTAGGCCTTCCCTGGTCCTGTGTCATATTGGATTTCGGGGCTTTGAAAGGGAGCCACATATAAGGGGCAGGGGCCGGAGGACTTACTTACGGGGACTGGCCGTTTGAGTCTAGCTTGGTGGGTCGGGCTGACttcctggaggccaaggcagccacgCGCCCCACGTCCCCCCGCTGCACTGCCTCCAGCAGCTTCTGATCACGACGGCTCCATCTCTCCACCTGGTCCAGAACCCCAGGTTGTGTGAACATAGGATGGGGGTaggatggagaaagaaaagaggcaaaTGGTCAGGGTGCCAAACAGGAGAAACGGAAGGTCCCTGAGGTCCTTTTCCCCTTCCACAAGTCACACACATCTTAGATCATTTAGtccttcttcttttaattttttctttttattatttttttctctttttttattttttagagatggggtttctccatgttggccaggctggtctccaactcctgaccgcaggtgatgcgcccaccttggcctcccaaagggccactgcacccggccccatttAGTCCTTCCTTAGTAAGTGGTTCCAGCTAAATCTTAAGCTAATATGCCACCCACAACTATTGCTGGTTATTTCCAGCCCTGGGCCAAAAGGACCCTGGATCACGGAATTAAAAATCATGTATGAGTGCTGAACGCACAGAATTTCCAATGTCACTTTATCATCATTATGATGAGGGTTGCTGTCCGGCACCCAGTCTTAGAACAATCCTTTCCCTTTTGCTTTCTAAGTCTTGCTGGAGCAAATGGAGCCAACCTGACCACACCTGAGGGCTCACATTGcccctcaccaccacccccacTCCTGACCCCTGCTACTTTTTGTTGTCGGTTGTTTGAGAAGTACATCAAGGCACCGAGCTTCAGGTTACAGCTAGGAGTCCCAGTACCTAACCATTCCATCTCTACTCACTAGCTTTgggccccaaaattaaaagacgaaaataggccaggtgtggtagctcacacctgtaatcccagcactttgggaggccgaggcgggaagatcacaaggtcaagagatcgagaccatcctggtcaacatggtgaaaccccgtgtctactaagaaaatacaaaaattagctgggtgtggtggcgcgtgcctgtagtcccagctacttgggaggctgaggcaggagaattgcttgaacccaggaggcggaggttgcagtgagcggagatcatgccactgcactccagcctggcgcctggcgccaaagcaagactcagtctcaaaaaaaaaaaaaaaaaaaaagatgaaactagtttctatttttccatatcATATCCATGCCCTTTGGCGAGTGTCTCTGccctttccatggcaacaacAACTAAAAGGCAAAGAGGTTTCTAGCTCTGCTCGAGGAAGCAGCAGGAGCCagctccccttctcctccctcccagtTTCCCTGGCGGGGAGCAGCAGCTGTCTCATCAGCAGCCACACCTGGGCATGCATTGTTCTATCATTCCAGCTTGAGTTTGGCGGGTGGCGGGGTAATTACAATAATTGAAGTGTTACGGGCGTGAGACAGCTATGTAAGAACACCCAAGGCTGAAAGCACAGAAAAGCCTGGTTTTGTCCAGAGaagggaataaaaaggaaaagaaaaaggcaaagatcTATGGTCTGATGTAAAGGGTGCCGGATGGATATTTTGCTGGCTGGCCTGAGTCTGGGACCTAGTTCGGCTACATTCTCGACTGTGTGACCCAGAGTAAGCCATCCGACACCTTTAACctgcttcctcttctgtaaaatgtggCACAACTACCTCATCATGCTGTGACGATTACACAAGCTAATATATACAAATGCTCTTTATAAACTGTAAAGAGCCATCCCAATGTATGGCATCCTTGTAACAAAACAGGAagcagtgggggttgggggtggcacGTTGCATTTTATAAGG
The DNA window shown above is from Callithrix jacchus isolate 240 chromosome 18, calJac240_pri, whole genome shotgun sequence and carries:
- the ANKRD35 gene encoding ankyrin repeat domain-containing protein 35 isoform X2 translates to MIASLGGHAAICSQLLHRGARVNVTDKDDKSALILACEKGSAEVAELLLSHGADAGAVDSMGHDALHYALHTQDKSLWRLLQQALNRRRGGQGLVQHPHLASQASPLKPQAGSSCKTPWRAEPEEEQEEEEDEDPCSEEWRWKFEEEKRKVSQLEQELVQKIEECKTQAAAYLGLENQIQEQAQELGLLLSREPRASGGQGSSLRPGGDGMEQGHPLDLLAERIQELKKQQQAAATVNSVLAPKKAEDSAPGEIQYEVHGRSQPEQELPQSSGSETIRKATGQQLTTGVGQTLGPDHADQMPAGQERPQVLGVEPGDTVAEPAGPAAMNQLVLQLREELAAVWREKDAARAALSRPVMEGALGTSRAEAAAAAWEKMEARLEQVLARLDRAKAGLQVKPEIPAQESREGAPKAAAGSTKKGEEEKSVPGAGGEPLGAPGREQALGGLAKGQLEKEVSALRLSNSNLLEELGELERERQRLQRELQSLNQRLQREFVPKPEAQDQLQQLQQSVGLLTDELAVEKEATEELRRRLASQSSSLRGLWDCLPADLAGKRSARSEAAEPPEELRACISTLADQHREAQQVLARLREENLQLRGSLSPRGEPGTSFKVAASPQVAALEQDLGKLEEELRAVQATMSGKSQEIGKLKQLLYQATEEVAELRAREAASLRQHEKTRGSLVAQAQAWGRELKALLEKYNAACREVGRLREAVAEERRRSGDLAARAAEQERQASEMRGRSEQFEKTAELLKEKMERLTGACRDKEAKIKELLKKLEQLSEEVLAIRGENARLALQLQDSQKNHEEIISTYRSHLLNAARGCMEQNVYNILLGILSMQEE
- the ANKRD35 gene encoding ankyrin repeat domain-containing protein 35 isoform X1; this encodes MKRIFSCSSSQVAVERWSRRDQKLLEAVQRGDVGRVAALASRKSARPTKLDSNGQSPFHLAASKGLTECLTILLANGADVNSKNEDGSTALHLATISCQPQCVKVLLQHGANEDAVDAENRSPLHWAASSGCASSVLLLCDHEAFLDVLDNGGRTPLMIASLGGHAAICSQLLHRGARVNVTDKDDKSALILACEKGSAEVAELLLSHGADAGAVDSMGHDALHYALHTQDKSLWRLLQQALNRRRGGQGLVQHPHLASQASPLKPQAGSSCKTPWRAEPEEEQEEEEDEDPCSEEWRWKFEEEKRKVSQLEQELVQKIEECKTQAAAYLGLENQIQEQAQELGLLLSREPRASGGQGSSLRPGGDGMEQGHPLDLLAERIQELKKQQQAAATVNSVLAPKKAEDSAPGEIQYEVHGRSQPEQELPQSSGSETIRKATGQQLTTGVGQTLGPDHADQMPAGQERPQVLGVEPGDTVAEPAGPAAMNQLVLQLREELAAVWREKDAARAALSRPVMEGALGTSRAEAAAAAWEKMEARLEQVLARLDRAKAGLQVKPEIPAQESREGAPKAAAGSTKKGEEEKSVPGAGGEPLGAPGREQALGGLAKGQLEKEVSALRLSNSNLLEELGELERERQRLQRELQSLNQRLQREFVPKPEAQDQLQQLQQSVGLLTDELAVEKEATEELRRRLASQSSSLRGLWDCLPADLAGKRSARSEAAEPPEELRACISTLADQHREAQQVLARLREENLQLRGSLSPRGEPGTSFKVAASPQVAALEQDLGKLEEELRAVQATMSGKSQEIGKLKQLLYQATEEVAELRAREAASLRQHEKTRGSLVAQAQAWGRELKALLEKYNAACREVGRLREAVAEERRRSGDLAARAAEQERQASEMRGRSEQFEKTAELLKEKMERLTGACRDKEAKIKELLKKLEQLSEEVLAIRGENARLALQLQDSQKNHEEIISTYRSHLLNAARGCMEQNVYNILLGILSMQEE